CCGATGGAACCGATGTGGGGTGGGTGCGTCTGCGTTGATGATGCCGCACGCGCATGGCATCAGGAGAGCCAATTTCCGTTGATGCCGTGGTCTTCGCAAGCGCGAGGTTTCTTTAGCGGTGCTTTTACACCAGAGAATCGGGATAACGGAGATATGGTGCGCGTCTATTACAATGACGAAAACTTTGAAAGACTTACACGCGCAAAGAAATTAGGCGAAAAATACGGCTATTCCCCAATTCAAGTCTCCCTCGCATACTGCTTGAATATTTCTTTTCCAGTTTTCCCGATTGTTGGACCCGCGACTTTAGATGAAATGGACTCCTCACTCGGTGCAATGGGGCTTGAACTCTCTGATGCTGAAATGCAATGGCTCAACTTAGAAACGGATAGCGATCCCCTATGATGATTCGAATTTTTTGTCTCCTACTCTGCCTTCAATTCATCCTTTTCCCCTTCGGCTTTGCCCAAGAGAGTTGAGGTGCCTGAAGCAATCCCGCGATTCCACGTGGCGGGATCGGTGAAGTCAGTTTGGCTTCAGGAGAGATGAAGAGATTCCAGGGCTCCTTCAGTATGATGCGGTGGTTTGACGCACAGGGCGGACACCTCGAAACAAAAGGGATTTCCGCAGATGGAAAAGTGATAGAGGTCCCGCTGCACCGACACCATGTTAAATTGAACATTTTTCGCGTTGACATCGGGTTGAAATATCGCCTCAATTCCGAGTGGATGCTGGAAACAAATATACCGTACGAGACCAAAATTCAAGAGGCAATCATTGAAGAAATTGACCCTGTCACGGAGGCACAACGAAAAGCAATTGCGCACAATCAGGACAATCATCACCGCAATGAAACTTACACGGGACCTATGGACACGGACATCTTCTTAGGGTATCAGAGGCAAGGCGTGTTCGTGGATCACGATTTCCTTGTGGGGCGTATCGGAACGACGATTCCTCTTGGGAAAACTGAAGAGGATCCGTGGAAGTTAGGGGATGCAGGACTTAAGCATCTCCATATCCAGTTTGGGACTGGTACCTTTAATCCGATCGCTGATCTGCATTACGGTTTGCCCCTCTATAAAGGTTTGCGAGCGAACGTCAGTCTCCGCGGAAAGTTACCCTTCTATGAAAATAGCAAGGCTTATCGTGGTTCCAGAGAGGTTACTTACACAGGGGGTCTGGATTATAGTTTCAGCGATTGGCTTTCGTTCCAAGCTGGCTATCTCGGCTTTTATCAGTCCTTCGCCTATTGGGCAGGCGAACAGGACATCAATTCCGGGCTCCGGTTCAGTATGGCATGTTTCGGAGCATCCGTTATAACGCCTTATAATGTGCCGTTGTCTCTGACGGTGATGTTGCCCTTACATCAGGAGACGCTTTATGACGACACGGCTGCTTTGCTTGATGATAGATACGAGGAGCGCGACGCTTTTGAATTCGGTCCTCTGGTGTCCTTGACAGTTCTATATGCGTTTTAGAATATCGTTTTGCCTCGAAAAAAGGCGTATTCCTACAAGAAAATGATAAAATTATTGAAACCTCACAACACAGCACGAAGAATCAATTTTAGGGCATTGCTTTCGAGCAGATGTTTCATAGTCCTAATGGCACTCGCTTTTTTTCTGAGTTGTGGCGTGCCGAATAATCCATATCCGAAATCTGAACAGGACGCGGAAATCTATTACAGCACGTTTAGTGAAGAACCGAAGCACTTCGATCCGGCAGTGTCCTACAGCTCAGACGAATACAGGTTCATCCAGCAAATTTATGAACCGCCTTTACGGTATCATTACCTCAAAAGACCCTACGAATTGATCCCACTAACGGCAGCGGCGGTCCCACAACCCCAATATTATGATGCTGATGGCAAGCCGCTATCGTCAGATGCTCCCGCAGCGTCCGTCGCGCGCGCTGTGTATGAAATTCGTATCCGTCCCGGTATCATGTATCAGCCGCACGCCTGTTTTGCAAAAACTGAAAGGGACATATTGCGGTACCACGCCTTGAAAAAAGCAGACGTGAAGGGTTTTACCGAGATCAAAGATTTTCCGATGACAGGGACGCGTGAACTTATCGCAGCGGATTATGTCTACCAGATCAAACGGATGGCGGACCCGCGTCTCGCCTGCCCTATTCTTAGCACGTTGAAAGATTATATCCTTGGAATGGACACGTATTCCGCCGCGCTTGCTAACGGACAGGAAGAGGCACCCTTTCTGGGCGTGGAGATTGTGGATCGGCACACCTATCGAGTTATCCTAAAAGCGAAATATCCGCAGTTTGTCTATTGGTTGGCGATGCCTTTCTTTTCACCGATGCCTAAAGAGGCGATTGACTTTTACAGCCAACCCGTTATGAAGGAGCGGAACATCACGATTGATAGGTTTCCTGTCGGAACAGGTGCCTATCGGATAGAAACGCTCCTTGCACACAAGGAGATCGTTCTCGTCAAGAATGAGAATTTTCGGGTTGAGCGTTACCCATCGGGTGGGGAACCCGGTGATAGGGATGCTGGACTTCTTGACGATGCGTGGGAAACCGTCCCGTTTATACCGAAAGTCGTCTACAAATTAGAAAAAGAATATATTCCGCGCTGGAATAAGTTCTTGCAAGGGTATTACGATAGTTCAGGCATCTCCTCAGATACATTTGACAGCGCGATTATGTTCGATGATACGGGGGATCCGAAGGAAAGTGAGGCATTGAAGGCGAAACATATTGTCCTACGTACGAGCGTAGAACCGACGACTGTTTATCTCGCTTTTAATATGTTAGACGATATCGTCGGTGGGTACACCCCAGAGAAACAGAAACTTCGGCAGGCGATTTCGATCGCCTTGAATTACGAAGAGTATATTGAAATTTTTCTCAATGGACGTGGTGTTGTGTCACACAGTCCACTGCCCCCTGGTATTTTCGGCTACGAAGCGGGTGAGACCGGTATTAATCCATATATATACGACTGGGATGGAAGTGCCAACCGTCCGGTTCGCAAATCCATTGAAGCAGCACGCCAGCTTCTCGCAGAAGCTGGCTACCCGGGTGGACAGGATAGTAAGGGGAATCCGCTGATTGTCTCTTTTGACAACACGTGGAATTCGGCAGGTGCCACGTCTCGCTTAACGTGGATGCGGAATAAATTAGAGCAGCTCGGCATCACGATGGAGAGTCGCACCACCGATTACAACCGTTTTCGCGATAAAGTGAAAAAAGGAAACTTCCAAATCATCTTTTGGGGATGGCATGCGGACTATCCGGACGCAGAAAATTTCTTATTCCTGCTCTACGGTCCGAATAGTAAAGTCCTACGCGATGGCGAAAATGCTGCCAACTACGATAATCCAGAATACAACCGGCTCTTTGAAACGATGAAAAGCATGGAAAACTCGCCGGAACGATTGACCCGCATTCGCGAAATGAACCGTCTGTTACAACGAGACGCGCCTTGGGTCTTTGTTTATCACCCTGTTGTTTTCGGCCTGTCGCATCAGTGGTTGAAGAACAGTAAACCGAGTGCCTTGGGCGGTGGAAACTTCAAGTATCTCCGCATTGATGCCAGTCAGCGGACAGAGAGCCGTCAAGCGTGGAATCAGCCTGTTGTTTGGCCCCTGTGGGTATGCCTCGGATTGCTGATTTTAGGCACGATTCCAGCGGCCATCACAATTTGGAAACGAGAAAGACAAACAAAACAGGCCCATACTACTGACGAAGGCACATAAAAGTAAAAATATCAGTTATGTTTGCTTGCCCGAACTGAAGTCGGCACGGTTTTGTAAAAAATCTATTGCTCTGGTGAAGAATGCTCACTTATATTATACGGCGAACTCTTTATGCGATCCCGATCTTAATAGGCGTAAACCTCATCGTCTTTTTCCTCTTTTTTGTCGTCAATTCACCCGACCAGATGGCACGGAAGATTCTCGGTGAAAAGAATATTACGCAGGAAGATGTTGAGAATTGGAAGAAACAGAACGGTTATCACTTGCCCCTCTTCTTCAATACTGAGGCATCCGGGGGCGGACACTTTACTGAGACGATCTTCTTTCAGAAATCAGCGAAACTTTTCCTCTTTGATTTCGGGAAATCTGATACGAACAACATTGATATAACATCACAGATCTCGCAGCGCATGTGGGCAAGTCTTGCTATTGCTTTACCGACGTTTCTGATCGGACTTCTCGTGAATATCACTGTGTCTATGATTGTGGCTTATTACCGGGCGACCTACGTCGATTTCTGGGGCACAATCCTTGCGGTGATGGTTATGTCTATTTCTCAACTTTTTTATATTATTGGTGGTCAGTGGTTGTTTGGCAAAATGTTGCGCCTCTCTCCGATTTCTGGTTATGATTCGGGTGTAGACATGCTGAAGTTTGTGATCCTCCCTGTGGTTATCGGTATCATTAGCGGTATCGGTGGTGGCATCCGCTTCTATCGTACGATATTCCTTGAGGAGGTAAATCGGGATTATGTCCGGACAGCACGGGCAAAAGGTGTGAGTGAAGCCGGTGTTCTCTTTAAACACGCACTGAAAAATGCGATGATTCCGATCTTAACGAATGTCGTGTTGGCAA
This window of the Candidatus Poribacteria bacterium genome carries:
- a CDS encoding ABC transporter substrate-binding protein, with the translated sequence MALAFFLSCGVPNNPYPKSEQDAEIYYSTFSEEPKHFDPAVSYSSDEYRFIQQIYEPPLRYHYLKRPYELIPLTAAAVPQPQYYDADGKPLSSDAPAASVARAVYEIRIRPGIMYQPHACFAKTERDILRYHALKKADVKGFTEIKDFPMTGTRELIAADYVYQIKRMADPRLACPILSTLKDYILGMDTYSAALANGQEEAPFLGVEIVDRHTYRVILKAKYPQFVYWLAMPFFSPMPKEAIDFYSQPVMKERNITIDRFPVGTGAYRIETLLAHKEIVLVKNENFRVERYPSGGEPGDRDAGLLDDAWETVPFIPKVVYKLEKEYIPRWNKFLQGYYDSSGISSDTFDSAIMFDDTGDPKESEALKAKHIVLRTSVEPTTVYLAFNMLDDIVGGYTPEKQKLRQAISIALNYEEYIEIFLNGRGVVSHSPLPPGIFGYEAGETGINPYIYDWDGSANRPVRKSIEAARQLLAEAGYPGGQDSKGNPLIVSFDNTWNSAGATSRLTWMRNKLEQLGITMESRTTDYNRFRDKVKKGNFQIIFWGWHADYPDAENFLFLLYGPNSKVLRDGENAANYDNPEYNRLFETMKSMENSPERLTRIREMNRLLQRDAPWVFVYHPVVFGLSHQWLKNSKPSALGGGNFKYLRIDASQRTESRQAWNQPVVWPLWVCLGLLILGTIPAAITIWKRERQTKQAHTTDEGT
- a CDS encoding ABC transporter permease, which gives rise to MLTYIIRRTLYAIPILIGVNLIVFFLFFVVNSPDQMARKILGEKNITQEDVENWKKQNGYHLPLFFNTEASGGGHFTETIFFQKSAKLFLFDFGKSDTNNIDITSQISQRMWASLAIALPTFLIGLLVNITVSMIVAYYRATYVDFWGTILAVMVMSISQLFYIIGGQWLFGKMLRLSPISGYDSGVDMLKFVILPVVIGIISGIGGGIRFYRTIFLEEVNRDYVRTARAKGVSEAGVLFKHALKNAMIPILTNVVLAIPLLFMGSLVMEAFFAIPGLGSFTIEAIQAQDFAIVRSMVYLASVLYIVGLLLTDISYTLVDPRIRFG